The genome window ACTTCCTGATGCCGTTGCAGGACGCTGCGGTTGCCACCGGGGTAATCGTCGGCTTGACCGGCTTGGTGGGCCTGACGCTGGGCGGCTGGATTGCCGACAAGATCCATCAGCGCGTGGCCAATGGCCGACTGCTGTTCGCGGCGTGCAGCCTGATCATCTCCACGGTTACCACCGCCTGGGCCTTGCATGCGGGGCGCATCGAGATTGGTGTGTTTGTGGCGCTGTTCAGTGTGGGCTGGTTGTTCGCTTATAACTTCTACACCTGTGTGTACACGGCGATTCAGGATGTGGTCGAACCCCGCCTGCGGGCCACGGCGATGGCGCTGTTTTTTGCCGGGTTGTATCTGCTCGGCGGAGGCATGGGGCCGGTTGTGGTGGGCGGGCTGTCGGATCACTTTGCCCATTCGGCGATGTATGCCGACGGAGCGGCACAGATGACTGAGGCTTATAAGGCCGTTGGCTTGCACGACGCCATGTACCTGATTCCGGTGGCGCTGTTTCTGACCATGCTGTTTCTGTTCCAGGCGTCGCGCAGTTTTGTGCGTGATGCCAAGCGGATGAAGGCGGGGCTGGGGGCGGTGGAGGTGCCGGCTGCTGCGGCTACGGCCTGATGCCAAGGTGACCCTTTCGCGAGCAGGCCCGCTCCCACCTTTGACCGAGTTGCCAGCTCGATCACCGAATCATGTGGGAGCGGGCTTGCTCGCGAAGAGGCCCTTAAAGGCAACGATATTCTCAAAAGCATGCAAAAGGCCCGCATTGCGCGGGCCTTTTTTAGCCGGGCAGGGCGGTTATCAACCCGCCACCAACACCCGAATCGCTTCCAGTCGCAGCGCCGCCTTGTCGAGCATGGCCAGGCCCTGCTCGCGTTGGTTGCGCAAGGCCACCAGCTCGCTGTCGCGCACGGTCGGGTTGACCGCTTGCAACGCGGTCAAGCGCGCCAGCTCTTCGTCGGTATCCGCTGCCAGGCGGCGTTTTGCCTCGGCCACACGTTCGGCGTGGCGCGGGGTGATCTTCTCTTCGCCGGCGTTGATGCGCGGCGTCAGCTGATCGCGCTGGGCCTGCACGAACTTGTTGGCACTGGCGCGTGGCACGCTTTCCAGTTGGTCGTTCAGGGTTTCAAACGACACGCGGCCGGACAAGTCATTGCCGTTGGCATCCAGCAGGCAGCGCAAGGCGGCCGGTGGCAGGTAGCGGCCCAGTTGCAGCGAGCGCGGCGCAACCACTTCACTGACGTAGAGCAGTTCCAGCAACACGGTGCCCGGCTTGAGCGCCTTGTTCTTGATCAGCGCCACGGCGGTGTTGCCCATCGAGCCGGACAGCACCAGGTCCATGCCGCCCTGCACCATCGGGTGTTCCCAGGTGATGAATTGCATGTCTTCGCGCGACAGCGCCTGGTTGCGGTCGTAGGTGATAGTCACCCCTTCGTCGTCACCCAGCGGGAAGCTGGCGTCGAGCATTTTTTCGCTGGGCTTGAGGATCAGCGCGTTTTCCGAATGGTCTTCGCTGTCGATGCCGAACGCGTCGAACAGGGTTTCCATGTAGATCGGCAGGGCGAACTGGTCGTCTTGCTCAAGGATGTCTTCCACCAGCGCATCGCCTTCACCCGCACCGCCGGAGTTGAGCTCCAGCAAGCGGTCGCGACCGGTGTGCAGCTCTTGCTCCAGGCGCTCGCGCTCGGCACGGGCTTCGTCGATCAGGGCTTGCCACTCGCCGTCGTCGGCGTTTTCCAGCAGCGGCAGCAGGCGCGGGCCGAACTGATGCTGCAAGGCGTTACCGGTCGGGCAGGTGTTGAGGAACGCGTTCAGCGCTTCGTGGTACCACTGGAACAGGCGCTCTTGCGGGCTGGTTTCCAGGTACGGCACGTGCAGTTCGATCACATGCTTCTGGCCGATCCGGTCCAGACGGCCGATCCGCTGTTCCAGCAGGTCGGGGTGGGACGGCAGGTCGAACAGCACCAAGTGGTGGGAGAACTGGAAGTTGCGGCCTTCACTGCCGATTTCCGAGCAGATCAGCACCTGGGCGCCGAACTCTTCATCAGCGAAGTAGGCAGCAGCGCGGTCACGTTCGAGGATGTTCATGCCCTCGTGGAACACCGTGGCCGGGATGCCGGAGCGTACGCGCAGGGCGTCTTCCAGGTCCATGGCGGTTTCGGCGTGGGCGCAGATCACCAGCACTTTAGTGCGCTTGAGCATTTTCAGCTGGTCGATCAGCCACTCGACGCGCGGGTCAAAGCGCCACCAGCGGTTTTCCTCTTCAACATCCGGTTGCGACTGGAAGCTGACTTCCGGGTACAGCTCGGCGTGTTCGCCCAGTGGCAACTCGAGGTATTCATCCGGGTTCGGCAGCGGGTAGGCGTGCAGCTTGCGCTCCGGGAACCCTTGCACGGCGGCACGGGTATTACGGAACAGCACGCGGCCGGTGCCGTGGCGGTCGAGCAACTCACGCACCAGGCGTGCGCTGGCTTCGGTGTCGCCATCGTTGACGGCGGTGAGCAGTGCTTCACCTTCGTCGCCGAGGAAACCCTGAATGGTTTTATGTGCCGCTGGCGACAGGCGGCCTTTGTCCAGCAGCTCCTGCACGGCTTCGGCCACCGGGCGATAGTTCTCGCTTTCGGCGCGGAAGGCGTGCAGGTCGTGGAAGCGGTTCGGGTCCAGCAGGCGCAGGCGCGCGAAGTGGCTGTCCTGGCCCAGTTGCTCCGGGGTGGCGGTGAGCAGCAGTACGCCGGGAATCACCTCGGCCAGTTGCTCGACCAACGAGTACTCAGGGCTGGCTTTCTCTTCATGCCACACCAGGTGGTGGGCTTCGTCGACCACCAGCAAGTCCCAGCCGGCCGCGAACAGCGCGTCCTGGGCCTTCTCGTCGTCAACCAGCCACTCCAGCGCGACGAGGGCGAGCTGGGTGTCTTCGAACGGGTTGGTGGCATCGCTTTCGATAAAGCGTTCTTCGTCGAACAGCGCAACCTGCAGGTTGAAGCGGCGGCGCATTTCCACCAGCCACTGGTGCTGCAGGTTTTCCGGGACCAGGATCAGCACGCGGTTGGCGCGGCCCGACAGCAACTGGCGATGAATCACCAGGCCGGCTTCGATGGTCTTGCCCAGGCCCACTTCGTCCGCCAGCAATACCCGTGGCGCGATACGGTCAGCGACTTCGCGGGCGATGTGCAATTGGTGAGCAATAGGTTGTGCACGCACGCCGCCCAGGCCCCACAACGAGGATTGCAACTGGCGGCTGGTGTGTTCCAGCGTGTGGTAACGCAGCGAGAACCAGGCCAGCGGGTCGATCTGCCCGGCGAACAGACGGTCGCTGGCCAGACGGAACTGGATGAAGTTGGACAGTTGGGTTTCCGGCAGGGTGACCTGCTCGTTCTGCCCATTGAGGCCGTGGTAAACCAGCAGGCCATCGACGTCGTCGACTTCCTGTACGGTCATTTTCCAGCCTTCGAAATGGGTGATGGAGTCACCCGGCGAAAACCTCACACGAGTGAGGGGCGCATTCCGTAGCGCATACTGACGAGTGTCGCCAGTGGCCGGATAGAGCACGGTCAACAAGCGGCCGTCCTGTGCCAGAACGGTGCCTAACCCCAGCTCTGCTTCGCTGTCACTAATCCAGCGTTGCCCCGGTTGATACTGCTGCGCCATGCTGCCTGACTCCCGCCGTGAAAAAGCCGACTATCTTAACGGAACAAGGCCCTCAGCCAAAGGACTCTGACAAAAACTACTCCGTTAACGCATGGGTTCGAAAGCTCGATCGACGGGTGGCGGGCACTTGCGAGTGTCGATTCGGTCACAGCTTGGCGAGCTGGCGCTCAAGTCGCCCTGCAACCCGCCGACAGCCTGTTGATCAGGAGAATATTATTATGCTGCCACCCATGCTGCCCGTCAGCGTCGTGCCGGTCACGTCACAACTTGACCCGGTGCGCCAGAAGCCGGATATCCCGCCCGTGGTGCCAGTACAAGCGGGCTCCAACGAAAGCACGATCGACTTGAAAAAGGGCGATTCCGAACAGGCGACCTTGCTGTTGCGCGAAGAGCAACGCCGCCAGCAAGAGCAGCAGAAGCGCCGGCGCGAAGCCGACGAAGACCCTGAGGAGCACCTGGCGATTCCCGGCGATACATTGAATGCCGATAATACTGTGCCGGTGGTGCCGCTTATCGAAGATGCGCCGCGCCAGGGGCTGTGGGTGGACGTTGAGGTTTAATCGCGCAACTCACGCAGCGCCGCGAGCAGTCGTGCGATGTCATCCTCGGTGTTGAGCGGGCTGACGGACACCCTTGCGATACTGCTCAGGCCACGCGCCTGCATGTCCAATGGAGTGTAGGCCACGCCATTGGCGCCGACAGTGATGCGCTTGAGGCCCAAGCGTCGTTTGAGTTCGAAGGCATCCCAGCCAGCGAGGTTGAAGGCGATCAGTCCTGAGTGATTGGCGCCCAAGTCATGCAGGGAAACTCCCGGAATCTGCCGCAAGCCTTCGCGGATTTGCCCGCTGATCTGCAAGACCCTTTCCCACGTCCTCTCTACGCCCAGTCGATTGACCTCCTGTAACGCCGTGCCTAACCCCGCCAATAAGGCGTAGGACACTTCGCTGGTTTCAAAGCGCCGGGCGTCGTCGCGCAGGTGGAAACCGTCGGCGGCCCAAGGGGCTGAAAACACATCGCGCTGGGCGGGGTTCAGGCGCTGGAGGAAGCCCGGCCTTACATACATCAGCGCCGTACCGCGTGGCCCGCGCAGGTGTTTGCGCCCGGCTGACTTGAGCACATCGCAGTGCAGTGCCTGCACGTCGACCGGCAGTTGCCCCACGGCTTGGCCGGCGTCGATGAAATAGGCGATACCGTGACGCTTGGCCACTTCGCCGATCGCCTGGGCGGGGTTGATCAGGCCACCGTTGGCCGGCAGCCAGGTCAAATCGATCAACTTGACGTTGGCATCGATCATCGACTCCAGTGCCACCGGGCAGACCGCGCCGGTTTCATCGCAAGGAATGACGTCCACCTGGGCGCCGGACTGCACGGCCCGTTGCATACTCGCCAGGTTGCCGCCCCATTCATGGCGGCCGACCAGAATCCGCTCGCCTGGCTTCCAGGCGCCCAAGGCCTCGAATGCCATGCTCCAGGCGGTCGAGCCGCTGCTGGCAAAGGCAATCGACGAAGTCGGCGCATTGAGCAATTGCCCGGCCGCACGCCGGGCTTTTTCGACCAGCACAGCGCCATGCTCGCCGGCCTCCATCGGGCCGTCGCGGGCTTCACGCTGTAATTGGTCGATGATCGCGTCGAGGCTGGCCTGGCTCGGCAGTGAGGCACCGGCGTGGTTGAAATGCACCAGGCCCGACTGGCAGCCGGGCGTGTCGTCGCGCAGTTGCTGGACTTCGAGCGGGCTCACGGCTGCAGCTCGAAAATCGCATCAACCTCCACCGCCACCCCAGCCGGCAGGCTGGAAACCCCTACGGCAGTGCGCACGTGCCGGCCCTTGTCGCCGAGGGCGTTGACCAGCAGGTTCGAGGCACCGTTGGCCACCACACTTTGGCGCTGGAAGTCGGCGCTGCTGGCAATGAACACCCCCAGGCGCAAAATCCGCACCGCGCGCGAAAGGTCATCACCCAGCGCATCGCTCAATTGGCCCAACAGGCCCAGCGCCGCCAGTTCCGCCGCCTGGGCGCCTTCTTCATCGCTGAGGGATTCGCCCAGCCGACCGACGTAGGCGGGTTTGCCGTCGATCATGGGGATCTGCCCGGAAATGAACAGCTGGTTCTGGCTGACCACATGATTGATGTAATTGGCCGCCGGCTGGCTGGGCGTGGGCAGCGTCAGGCCAAGGGCTTGCACGCGTTGGCGGATGGAATCGCTCATGTTGAATCCTCTTCGGGTGGGAGGTTTCAGCATGTTGGCTGCGGCGATGGGCGACAAACGGATAGATCTCACTCGACGTATCGAAATAACTCACGCGTCGGCGCAGGCGTCCTTCAGCCATTGGCTGAAGCACTCCGCCGCTTCGCTGGTGGGGCCTTGGGGGGTGATCAGCCAGTAGCCGATTTCGCTGTGATAGGGCGGCCATTCAAAGGCTTCCACCAGGCTGCCGTCCGCCAGCTTGCGCTCGATCAAGCGGTGACGGCCCATGGCGATGCCCTGGCCGGCCACGGCGGCTTCGACCACGATGTTGTAGTCGTGCAGCAGCACGTGCGGATGCTGCTTGAGGTCGACTTGGAAGTGCGCAGACCAATCCGTCCACTCGAAGGGGCGGTGCGAGGTGGCCATCAACAGCGCGCCGTTGTCTCGCTGGTTGGCCTTGAAGGCCGGGCTGCACACGGGTGAGATTACTTCAGGCATCAGCCGGGTGGTTTGCACATCGGGCCAATCGCCCTTGCCGTAACGGATGGCCAGGTCGACCTCGGCGGCGGCGACGTTGGCCAATTGAATCGCCGGCAGCAACTCCACCTGGATATGCGGGTAGCGGTTGAGAAACCCGGCCAGACGCGGGGCCAGCCACAGCGTGGCGAAGGATGCCAGCAGGCCGACACGTAATACCGTGACACGGGTCGCCACCCGTTGGGTGCGGGTGGCG of Pseudomonas fluorescens contains these proteins:
- the rapA gene encoding RNA polymerase-associated protein RapA, with protein sequence MAQQYQPGQRWISDSEAELGLGTVLAQDGRLLTVLYPATGDTRQYALRNAPLTRVRFSPGDSITHFEGWKMTVQEVDDVDGLLVYHGLNGQNEQVTLPETQLSNFIQFRLASDRLFAGQIDPLAWFSLRYHTLEHTSRQLQSSLWGLGGVRAQPIAHQLHIAREVADRIAPRVLLADEVGLGKTIEAGLVIHRQLLSGRANRVLILVPENLQHQWLVEMRRRFNLQVALFDEERFIESDATNPFEDTQLALVALEWLVDDEKAQDALFAAGWDLLVVDEAHHLVWHEEKASPEYSLVEQLAEVIPGVLLLTATPEQLGQDSHFARLRLLDPNRFHDLHAFRAESENYRPVAEAVQELLDKGRLSPAAHKTIQGFLGDEGEALLTAVNDGDTEASARLVRELLDRHGTGRVLFRNTRAAVQGFPERKLHAYPLPNPDEYLELPLGEHAELYPEVSFQSQPDVEEENRWWRFDPRVEWLIDQLKMLKRTKVLVICAHAETAMDLEDALRVRSGIPATVFHEGMNILERDRAAAYFADEEFGAQVLICSEIGSEGRNFQFSHHLVLFDLPSHPDLLEQRIGRLDRIGQKHVIELHVPYLETSPQERLFQWYHEALNAFLNTCPTGNALQHQFGPRLLPLLENADDGEWQALIDEARAERERLEQELHTGRDRLLELNSGGAGEGDALVEDILEQDDQFALPIYMETLFDAFGIDSEDHSENALILKPSEKMLDASFPLGDDEGVTITYDRNQALSREDMQFITWEHPMVQGGMDLVLSGSMGNTAVALIKNKALKPGTVLLELLYVSEVVAPRSLQLGRYLPPAALRCLLDANGNDLSGRVSFETLNDQLESVPRASANKFVQAQRDQLTPRINAGEEKITPRHAERVAEAKRRLAADTDEELARLTALQAVNPTVRDSELVALRNQREQGLAMLDKAALRLEAIRVLVAG
- a CDS encoding aminotransferase class V-fold PLP-dependent enzyme translates to MSPLEVQQLRDDTPGCQSGLVHFNHAGASLPSQASLDAIIDQLQREARDGPMEAGEHGAVLVEKARRAAGQLLNAPTSSIAFASSGSTAWSMAFEALGAWKPGERILVGRHEWGGNLASMQRAVQSGAQVDVIPCDETGAVCPVALESMIDANVKLIDLTWLPANGGLINPAQAIGEVAKRHGIAYFIDAGQAVGQLPVDVQALHCDVLKSAGRKHLRGPRGTALMYVRPGFLQRLNPAQRDVFSAPWAADGFHLRDDARRFETSEVSYALLAGLGTALQEVNRLGVERTWERVLQISGQIREGLRQIPGVSLHDLGANHSGLIAFNLAGWDAFELKRRLGLKRITVGANGVAYTPLDMQARGLSSIARVSVSPLNTEDDIARLLAALRELRD
- a CDS encoding RidA family protein translates to MSDSIRQRVQALGLTLPTPSQPAANYINHVVSQNQLFISGQIPMIDGKPAYVGRLGESLSDEEGAQAAELAALGLLGQLSDALGDDLSRAVRILRLGVFIASSADFQRQSVVANGASNLLVNALGDKGRHVRTAVGVSSLPAGVAVEVDAIFELQP
- a CDS encoding LysR substrate-binding domain-containing protein, with product MALHNDLPPLLALRAFEAVARHLSFIKAANELSVTQSALSHQVQKLEQHLGKPLFIRRTRAIDLTADGQRYYDEIRPALDAIAAATRTQRVATRVTVLRVGLLASFATLWLAPRLAGFLNRYPHIQVELLPAIQLANVAAAEVDLAIRYGKGDWPDVQTTRLMPEVISPVCSPAFKANQRDNGALLMATSHRPFEWTDWSAHFQVDLKQHPHVLLHDYNIVVEAAVAGQGIAMGRHRLIERKLADGSLVEAFEWPPYHSEIGYWLITPQGPTSEAAECFSQWLKDACADA